In a genomic window of Erinaceus europaeus chromosome 12, mEriEur2.1, whole genome shotgun sequence:
- the LOC103120617 gene encoding keratin-associated protein 3-3 → MSCCCAPRFCCSVPTGPATTICSSDKCCRCGVCLPSTCPHTTWLLEPTCCDNCPPPCHIPQPCVPTCFLLNSCHPTPGLETLNLTTYTQSGCEDPCIPSCC, encoded by the coding sequence ATGTCTTGCTGCTGTGCTCCCCGATTCTGCTGCAGTGTCCCCACTGGCCCTGCCACCACCATCTGCTCCTCTGACAAATGCTGCCGCTGTGGAGTCTGCCTGCCTAGCACCTGCCCACACACTACTTGGCTCCTGGAGCCCACCTGCTGTGACAACTGCCCCCCACCCTGCCATATTCCTCAGCCCTGTGTGCCCACCTGCTTCCTGCTCAACTCCTGCCATCCCACCCCAGGTCTGGAGACCCTCAACCTCACAACCTACACTCAGTCTGGCTGTGAGGACCCCTGCATCCCAAGCTGCTGCTGA